GCAGAAAAGCTTACTGGCAGAAAAGGATCTAACAGTGCAAAAGGTTATCGAACGTGCACTTTCGAATGAGGCAGCAGCCATCAGTGCTATGGCTATGAGGCACCCCAGCGAACCAGTTAATGTTGTCAACGACAATCGTTTTCGTACACGAACAAAAAACGCCGTCAACAGAAACCAGCAGCTGTCATGCAATGGTTGTGGTGGATCACACCCTCGTAAGCAGTGTCCATATCGTGAATCACTTTGCAACGCATGCGGAGTCAAGGGGCATCTGCAGCGAGCCTGCCGCAGCGCGTCAAATGTCAATTCACACAGAGCGTCTTCATCCAACTCAACAAATGCTCGTTCAGGTTCAATGCGGAAAAAATCATCTCGTCGAGAGAATGTCAATCAGATCACGCCCTTGGTCAATCAGAAGAAGTCGATCTCAGTTACGATTAATGGCAGAACATGTATTTTTGAAGTGGATTCTGGGTCGCCTGTGACCATCATGACGGAATCTACGTTCAATAGCGTCTGGTCCAACAGAAGGCCAAATCTTTCCAAGTGTGATGTGGATCTTAGCGATTACCAACGCAACCACATCCCAGTCAAGGGGATCATCGATGTGTCAATTTATTACAACCGCCGTAAAATTGACAACTTGCCGCTAATCATCGCAAACAGTGGTGGCTCTAATCTTGTTGGTTGTAACTGGTTCGATGCACTGGGCATGCGTATAGAAGGAGTTTTTGCCGTCAACAGTGGTCTCAGCATCAAAGCCATTCTGAAGAAATACGATCATTTATTCTCAACAGATCTTGGTCGCTACACAGGACCACCAGTGTCTTTACAAATCGATTCAGCGGTGCCGCCCGTGAGACTGCCTCCACGCCGTATACCCTTCGCCATTAAGGGGCCCGTGGAAGAAGAAATCGATCGCTTATGTTGTCAAGGTATTTTGGAGCCTGTGGACTACTCCGATTGGGCAACGCCAATAGTGCCCGTGGTAAAAAAGGATGGTTCCATCCGTATATGCGGTGACTACAAATCGACGCTGAATAAGGCAATTAAGCCACACTGTCATCAAATTCCAGCCGTTAGCACGCTTTTGGCTTCGATTGAAGGTGGatcgatttatgcaaaaattgaTTTGGCACAGGCATACCAACAGCTCGTGGTTGATGAGCGTTCGTCACTCCTGCAAACCGTGTCAACGCATAAGGGCGCATTCAAGGTAACCAGGCTGCAGTTTGGCATCTCATCAGCACCCGGTATATTCCAAAGCTGCATCGAAAACGTTTTGCAAAACATTCCTGGCGTTTTGCCGTACTTTGATGACATCGTGGTCATGGGTAAATCGGAAGATGAGCTCGCAAATAGACTGGAGCAAATATTTGTACGTTTCGACAAGGCCGGACTACGTTTGCGCAAGGACAAGTGCCAATTCAGTGTGCCATCTATCGAATTTTTGGGGTTTAAACTGGACAATCTCGGTATACGACCCTCACATGACAAGATCAAGGCCATTCATGAAGCACCATCGCCAAAGGACAAGAAGCAACTCCAAGCGTTTCTGGGCTTACTCAACTTTTATCACGCCTTTTTACCCAACAAAGCAACAATCGCTGAGCCGCTTCACCGCTTGCTCGACAAAAGTGCTCGATGGTCTTGGAAAGAGCAACACGAAACAGCTTTCAATACGCTTAAAAGGCTGATCGCATCAGAGAATGTGCTTATCCATTACAATGAGAACTTGCCGTTAGTGCTCACTTGTGACGCATCGCCGTACGGACTCGGAGCAGTTCTCAGCCACCGGTTAGCAGACGGGTCGGAGAAACCCATTGCATTCTACTCAAGGACGCTGTCGAAGGCAGAACGAAATTACGCACAGATAGATAGGGAAGCAGTCGCCCTCGTCTCTGGagtaaaaaaattccacaactACTTATATGGCAGATTTTTTACGCTTGTCACCGATCACCGTCCACTCTTGGGAATTTTCACCACATCAAAACCGGTCCCCAACGTAATTTCGAACACAATGCTTCGTCGATCAATTTTTCTCAGCGCGTACAACTTCAATTTGGTACACCGCGCTGGTCTTAGAATGGGCAATGCAGACTTTTTGAGCCGTTGTCCAATGCTGTCTGAAGCAGAGTCTACGACGACCGAAGACATTCTCATGGTAGAAATATCGGCAAAACCAGTTGTCAGCGCGCAGCTGATTGCCTCTCAAACTTCTAAGGATCCGGAgctctccaaagttttcaacTGGGTGTTAAGGGGGTGGCCCAGCAAAATCAACCGCTCCGATAAGCTGTACCAATACTTTTGCCGTCGAACTGAACTCAGTGCAAATAGAGGATGTCTAGTTTGGGGAAACCGCGCTGTAATTCCATCTACTCTTCGAGGGTCTATTTTGAAAACTCTTCATGCACCACATCCTGGCATCGTCAAAATGAAGGCCGTTGCTCGAAGTTATGTTTGGTGGCCGAACATCGATGCGGAAATCGAACTCGTTGTGAAGAGATGCAGTTCATGTCAGCAAAATCGCAACGATCAACCCCAAACAACAACGCACCACTGGGAATCTGCAAAACGTCCATGGTCCCGCCTGCATGTGGATTTCGCAGGTCCTTTTCGAGGCAAATTATTCTTCATACTCATCGACTCCTACTCTAAGTGGCTTGAAGTGGCCGTCGTTAATTCAACTTCTTCAGCGGCCGCTATTAAGGTGTTACGCCAAATATTCGCCACGCATGGGCTACCTGATGAGCTCGTGTCGGACAACGGAACAGCTTTCACATCTGAGGAGTTTAAGAACTTTATGAAGAACAATCTAATTCGACATATCCGTTCTGCGCCGTTTCATCCTTCTACAAACGGGCAGGCGGAGCGAATGGTTCAAAgtaccaaaaattatttgaagaaaGCAGAGCCTGGCATAAACATCGATCTCAGCCTGGCTAGATATTTGTTCAACCAACACACCACCCCGCACTCAACAACGAACCGCTCGCCTGCAGAGCTACTGTTCAATCGTGAGCTGAAAACTTATTTCGACAAAATTCAACCTCACGAAATAGTTTACGGTAAGGTCACCGACCCTGTCAGTACTAAACCTTTTATTTCAGGCAGTCCAGTATGGGTTCGTAATCATTCGACGGGCCCGAGATGGATCGAGGGTCTGGTGGAAAATCAGACTGGGCCTATATCATATGAGGTTCGGTTGAACGACTCTAGGGTCATCAAACGACATCAGGACCAGCTTCGTAGTCGGGTGGCATCAGAAGATTCCGACTGCGAAATACTGTCAACCGAAGACGTCGAAGCCAGCACAATCCAATCATCTGAGGAAGTTGATTCAAGTACTTCTGGTCACGTCGTGGAGACTCAATCGCCAGGGCCATCAACGAATCTACAGCCTGTCGCCTCGTCATCGCCAACACCGGAAGAACCGCGCAGATCGAAGCGCGACCGACAGGCCCCACAATTCTACTCCGCCTCTGGGTGTTAAGGGGTGTCATGTATGAGAAAAGCACAGAAGCAATAGAGACATCCACCGAACACGTTGTCCCTCGGATCCCGACATTTACTCACacattacatacatttatatataacaGTAATATAGTTTCACTTAATAAAGCCAATAAATTCAATACATAACaatcctccacaaaatttgtgacggcattccatttttcttcgtctattaTCATTttgtcgataatttcttcaggtgtaaatacaccaatagctcgttgcagacctgttctctctacgttccacctctcgcatttaaagaaggtgtgctccgcatcatcatactcagtatctccatatatgcagtttcgTTGGCTCACTttacccattcgccacaaatacttgcgaattGGAATAGAATATAGAAAGAATACTGTCGTCTTGACTAAAATAATTCGAAACATTGAAACATCGACCTATAAAATTACTATATAATAATGTGAATTAAACTTAAATTAACCCTTTGCCGTGCTTaaacgagtctgactcgtgatgaaaattttggtccAGACGTGAGTATGGCGAGCCAGGCTCGTGAATGGATCGTCGGATCAACCATAAACATCACGAGCCTGGGTCGTGAATGAATGTTAGTTTCTATCTGTATGCCACCAGAGGTAGTCATGAGCCTCATAATTGCTGTTCTGATCTGTTTACCACGCGCTGACACGTAACACTTGGGCCCGAGTTTCGTGGAGCTAAATGGCACGGCAAGGGGTTAAGGATGTATACAGCGGTTGTTTGTCCATTCTACTTACTAAACCTAAGCATCGCTCCAGTGTAAGATTGAATTGAGAATGAGGCCATTCTTTGTCTCATAACCTTTACCGCTACAGGGAAATCTATTACAAGTAAGTATTATGGCAGCTAAGTAGCTATTACTTCACTATCACATCTTTACAATCAAGTGATACTACTTCGAAAGTGGCTATCGAATGTGGAATGGCCAATATTTTGAATGGACTGTCTTAGCTGTATTTTACAAGCTTAGAGTAGGTTAGAATATTCTGAAAACTGTGCTGCGGGTCCAAGTACCAAGGAAAGGGACACAATTATTCACGGTAAATTGCGCTCAAGTATAGGCATTCCACTTTTGGAATGGATCAAGAAGCAGACGAGCTACTGTTACTAGTTCTTAAATATGGACCAAAATCGATGAAGAAGAACTAAGTTACTAATACATATCTATAGCTTCTCTATCAGCTTGATAGAAGGCTTAATATCCGAAACATTcggaattaatatttattaagtcTTAGTTTATTTGAACGTACTatgtttctataaaattttgctattaTAGAGAAATTAGTTCTCAATATACTAGAAAGACCTTAGcaatgctttttttttgcaatattattcgtatttttttaatattttaatattttgaatattttgctcgaaaacataATTTTCACTTAGGCGGTTATTGCTTATGTTCAAACTTGGGTATATTGACGATGACCAAGTATGGAGTCAGAAGTCTCTGGAATATTCGAGTACAAAAGTGGATGGATGCCTACCGGCCTACCGTTTATGTGACACGAAAGGTAGATCCTTCCTTGCAGTAATAAAACCATGTGCGTGTCTCATCAAAACAAAAAGTGGAGCCCATCTAGCAGCTACTTACGCGTAGAATTTACTCCACAGTGCAGCAGTGCAGAGGTGCCATTACCTGCCCCTATACTAATGCGGCAACTATGTGAGTCAAATGAGTCATTTGCatgttgcaacaacaaaaacatactcGAATATAAATCGGAATAAATAAAAGCGGAATCTGAATCTAAGTTTTTGCCACATGCGAATGAGAATTAACTATAAAGCTAGACAAACTAAAGCAAGGAGAGCAGTTCGATTGTAAGTAAGACCCATAGATGTACAATTGTGTTGACAATAATAACAGCGTGACATATTGCAAACCTTgactatctatttattttttacttaaatttttcattcaatgtacaatattttttataaaaacatagtttgtACCAGAATAAAACCACATAACTAACTGAAATcatcaaactttgtaaaaagttcaacaaattttcatcaaaattgaaaactttttttgcaagaattttcagaaaatttctgGGTATGCATTCAAATTTggtgtaataaagtgcaagtttgaagtcgctccAAATCCGGattgatttaattaatttttgtgttgaCGGAGTTCTGCATTTTGTTTCCATGTAACGAATAATCGAAATtttgttatatgaaaaaaacaaaaaaaaaatgtacaagacagaaaaatgtataaaaaccaACGCGATTTGTGGGTCGCTTTAAACTTACACCTTATCACACCCTAATTTAATGCATATTAAACTGTGCAATCCAAATTCTTATTAatatgtttgaatttttttttttaatttcatggaATAAAACTGCGTAttcacaattttaaaaattttcagaatattttttaaattgttattaaaaccattgaaattttttttaaatttaaaggatTATAAACTGCGtactcagaattttttaaaaattattatttacaattttgaaatttttcaggatattttataaatttttattgaaaactttgaaatttttttatattttttatttaaaatttgaaatttttcagaatattttataaaatcttattaaaaactttgaatattttttaatttaatcgattataaaactgtgtacgcagaattttttaaaaattcttatttacaatttttcagaatatttcgtaaattcttattaaaactttaaattttttttaatttcatataatataaaactgagtaattaaaaattttaaaaaatttttatttaaaattttgaaatttttcagaatattttataaaatcttattaaaaactttgaaattttttttaaatttaatggattataaaactgcgtacgcagaattttttaaaaattcttatttaaaatttttcagaatatttcGTAAATTCctattaaaactttaaattttttttaaattcatataatataaaactgagtaattaaaaatttaaaaaattttttatttaaaattttgaaatttttcagaatattttataaaatcttattaaaaactttcaaattttttttaaatttaatggatTATAAGCTGAgtactcagaatttttttaaaatatttatttaaaattttgaaatttttcagaatattttaaaaattcttattaaaaactttgaaatttttttaaatttaatggattataaaactgcgtacgcagaattttttaaaaattcttatttaaaatttttcagaatatttcgtaaattcttattaaaactttaaatttttttttaaatattttaaaaattcttattaaaaactttgaaatttttttaaatttaatggaatataaaactgcgtactcagaattttttaaaaattattatttaaaattttgcaaattttcaggatattatataaatttttattgaaaactttgaaattttttaaatttaatggatTATAAACTGAGAACtctcaattttttaaaaattcttacttcaaattttgaaatttttcagaaaattttataaatttttattgaaaactttgaatatttttaaatataatggattataaaactgtgtacccatacttgtttataaattcctgttaaaatgttttcaagttttattaaatttaatttgctataaaactgcaaacGCAGAATTTTTCGAGAAATTCTTAttgaaaagttggaaatttttctgaattttttttaaatttaatggattataaaactgtgtacgcagaatttttctagaaattcttattttttagagGCTGGATCACACTGATGAgaatttttctaacttttttaagttttgtgcaagtttgaaatttttagttatttgattttttttatagtaaactgtggttaaatttcaagggctgatattgaatgtaaaccacacctaaacaccaagttcttttctgcatttcatttgacatttttcaatctcagactaattcaatttgaaccatagaaagatacataatcgagcaacgcgttaaagttattcaggcttattatgaaaatgggcgttcaaatcaaaatgcatatcgcgtacTTCagcttcagtgatgaggcacattttcacttcagtggattcgtcaataagcagaattgccgcatttgggcgaatgataatgcaagagtgattgccgaaaaaccaatgaacccacaaagagtgactgtttggtgcgatttatgggccggcggcatcattgggccgtattttttccaaaatgaggccggtcaggcagttactgtgaatagtgttcgctatcgtgagatgataacgaactttttatggcccgaattggatgGGAACGATAtgtgatttcaacaggacggtgccacttgtcacacagctaacgaaacaatggctcttttgcgcgaaaaatttgatggcagaataatctcacgtcgcggcgatgtcaattggccgccaagatcatatgatttgacaccgttggacttctttctttgtggttatttgaaagaaaaggtgtacgtcgataagccagtaacaattcaagagctaaaggatgagataattcggcacattaacggcatgaGGTCttatgcctcagtgtcatcgaaaatttggaccatcggatggaggtgtgccgccgaggccgcggccgccatttggccgatattttgttctatgcgCAATTGAGCCGCACCGATACTATCAgagtaaagaaaaatgacaataatttcctaaaaaaattgtatttattcaaaatcagcaccagcccttgaaacttaaccaccctataTAAAcgagatttttgtaaaaataacaacaaaaaaattatatatgctttgtcaaaatattgcaatatgtcgcgctgctattattgcgaGCCCAGGTGTATATACTTctaatatataggtatatacatatgtatggatgtatgggTATACATATCGCGCATGTTGCACTTTAGCGGCCACACAGTGACAGTGACAccatcaacaacaataacaaaacccACTAAATAATCTAGCAATAGTTTAATGCAACAATGAAAATTATAAGCGCAATAATACTGCCGCAATTGCAATTGAAGAGttacatatctatgtacatacattcgaTCACACCCAATGGTGCCACACATTATGGCAAACAGTTAAAGCTGCTGCACAGCCAGCAAAGCCACAGTCGGCGAGAACAAGTGCTCCAAACCAAGCGTAAAATGATCAAAGAATCTTCGCGCGGTATGTACCCGTGCTTAGAGTAGCTGCCGCAAACGCCGCCAAACTAACCAATCAAGCGAACGGGTGAGCAGCCAAGTGAACCTTGCAAACCACAAGCCACAAGCCACAGTAGAGGCAGCATGTCTCCCCCAACAAatagcgcatacatacatacacacgcagaTACTATGCACGGTATGGCAAGACATTCGTACACCACCAGCTGGGGAAGCCTTCCTTCTTTGTGGCCTAAACGCGCACGTTTGTTCGTTGCGCATGCGCGGCATCATCAGCATCCGacatcaacatcaacatcaGCGTCGCTACAAATTTGTGGCCAGTCTACTAGTCTGCCAGGCAGCGCATCTGTGCGCCCTCCGCTTGACTGCCTTCATGTCGGCGTGCTACTCAGTTGCACACCAACTCatcaatttacatacatacctcgCCGTACAGACTGTTTCAGCGCCCCACTAAGCCACTCAATATGCTTATGAGGCGAACAGTCAGCGAGGCAGTGCTGCGGCGAAGACACCCAGCCAACCTGTCTACGTGTGCAGTTTGCAAAATAACAATCAATTTGTGATCCCTGATCAAGCAATTTCATCATGTTTCAATATAATATAATCGCAGCAGTTGTAATCGTAATCGGAATCACAATGGCAATGGAAATGGCAATGCCAATGCCAATCGCCTCAAGTGTCTGTCCAAACCAACTATTTGCTCGTTGCTATACTATGGTGCATTAGTGCACTTATTCCATTTATACACGTATTTATTGGTAAATAATAAAGGAATACCGAGTGCTCgtagtaataataatacttttttccgcTCTCTTAGAATTGTTACCGCATTTGGATTATGATTGCTGTTGAACGACGATCGGCATTCCATTGAATGCTTTGATGATGATTGGGCCATCATTGGGTGATCTCCAGCTTTGGCGGCGTGTCAGCATACAGTTGCCGGTGAACGAGTTCTCGATAATTGCACGTGGACCAGGCAATTGTTGGCATACGTTGATGACAGTTATTGGCCAGTTAGTTGGTCAGTTTCTTCTacaagtgtatatgtatacgttttgtagatatgtatgtatgtacatatatcgagTTGGAACTGTGCACCATTGGTTCTGCTATGTTTTGCATTTGCTTGCAATAAAATTAGCTTGTTATAGTAGAAAAGTTTAGTTAAGTGAATTCAAGACATGCGGAACACTTTTGAAATGCATTTGCATGCGGATACAAAGTTAGATTTTTGCTGAAATCATTGAGCGTCGGCACAGActgattgtatatttttttttaactccttgtggagcatagggcgtcCACATggcatatatacagggtggcgcacgaatcgtgctacaaaaacaaaaactttttttctaatcaatgtatttaactttttgtttttttattgtatagataattcaaatttattttatgtaactaattagttttgaaaataatagaacgtaaatgacctccatgctcattgacgcatatgcgacacctgatgagaaaattgttcattgcgcactgaagggttgaagtcgggatcgcctcaattattgttgtgatggactgcttcaattcagtcaaattacttggttttgttttatacacctcttgtttgagataaccccataaaaaaaaatctggtgcagtgaggtcaggtgaccttgggggccagcggaaagtggaatttctggatatcaatttatttctaaattttcgttggagctcctccataaccggtctggctatatgtgcagttgctccatcttgctggaaccaaatgctgttaaaagggatacgtcttcgccgcagttctggataaaaaaactccttcaacatgtttaaataacggtccccatttacagtcgctgttacaccgttttcttcgaagaagtatggcccgacaatgcaccttgatgaaactgcgcaccacactgtgactcgttctgggtgcagttccatctcatggagtatttgcggatttgattgactccatatacggcaattttgcttgtttacattgccgtttagatcaaaatgggcctcatcagacataaacaagcaatttatgaagttgttgtcttcttcggccatttcaataattttttggcaaaattccaggcgaataggcaaatccagagggtttaatttgcttgtgatttgaactttgtacggaaacaagtttaagtcatcatgaactatccgctgcaatgaccgtctgctaactccaatttgcgccgacaagttacgagtcgaaactcctggatttgcctgaattgacgatgctacagccgcgattgtggcttcgacccgaacatggggatctcgatggtacggtctgcgtgcgatgcttccagattcagcaaacatgttcaccagcctcataatggtccatctgctcgggggagtgccgccaaactcccgcctaaattccttttggacggaaatgatggactgcaaagcatggtaccgctgcactatccaaatcctcttttcggtatcccaagcctccattttttgtaaatctaaatactaatctgcaaaataaaaaaaaaagccgattactcacacagaaaaaaaggtattacgttttgtttttgtagcacgattcgtgcgccaccctgtttaagaatattattattattattattatccccACGGCTCTCTCCCCCTCGCATTGGGGggcctggttggcaacaagccacgcatagaccttttggtccctagcgataacagatggagaccgacctctatgaataccgaaagtagacattatgtaggatgtcagcacttttggcgaatctaagcagcgctgggagatccgcttttgagatgtCCTCCAGACCCttaaacaatggggctcccaggcattttaaacacttttttgataatgccgggcAAACGCACaggaggtgttctaaagtttcctcaacatcctctctgcatttccagcgtaagtacgaattgtgtcagttttttgtcgttagttctacacataacttttgctgttttgcatgtggtcaaatCAGTCCACCCAGCTTCCACtcgctttttcatgtagtcATCCATTTCATCTTGTTCagaaggtagtctaacagcgctttttgctatctcatctactatttcgttccccataatgcttttgtgaccaggtacccattAAATATGCAGTccactgtttgcggctagcctttctatggtctccctgctccgtcgaacatttctggacttaatacaatatgagcttattgcttttattgctgcttgactgtccacatatatattaattgttgatttCTTTCTTgctctagtgtaggctagctccgcggctttccccacagcaaaaattttcgcttggaaaatactgctgtggtctggcagcttgataggctgccttatccctagtttgaGCAGtagatacccgctcccactccatctaaagttttagagctgtctgtgtagatgtgaaaactcctatggccaggcttcatgcctttgtgccatccctcctcttcaattgtagtgcgaaaccttctctcctaactaaagtacggagtcatgtagtctgggCAAtttgagctccactttcctattgagctgtgaccgaaggttctgtaggtgaatactccagcagccaccTACCTCCTCGCGAATTCcactgccaggttttccgccataagatcAAGAGATGGCATGTTGAGTATcacttccagcgccgccgttggagtggttttcatcgctcctgttatgcacagagcagcgaggcgttgaatcctttctagcggcattaagtatgtcagttttcttgtcgcagtccaccatactaaggcaccatacagcaatatcggtctaactacacTTTAGTGtttagtgttttgtttttattttgttattttatataaaattatataatattgctAGTGTATGGAGAATATCTCACTTCgccttttaattataatttattatattttgttttatttattatatttggttAGAGATTTAAGAATTTTCTTGTTATATCGCACGTTTTAAGAATCACcgattattgaattttatgatGAATATTAGGGTATATTTCCAAACGTTTCAGATTGGGTATAAATGTTTTGTGTAATATAATATTGGCTGATATTATAAATGGAATTATTCGAACACTTTTTTTTTCCATACGCATGATATTTCTTGTGTAAGTTCaatgtatttttctattttttctgtatatttcctGTGTATATTTGCATCACTTTGGGtgctaatttcaataaaaaggtGGTTCTTTTGGTTTCGTCAATAAGTCTTATATCTGGTCTATTGTTAATTATGGTTTTATCTGTATGTATTGCTATGCCCAAgtatggtaggtaggtaaaatggcaagagtaccccagac
The sequence above is drawn from the Anastrepha obliqua isolate idAnaObli1 chromosome 4, idAnaObli1_1.0, whole genome shotgun sequence genome and encodes:
- the LOC129244302 gene encoding uncharacterized protein K02A2.6-like, producing the protein MDRNGKQIKSSGDSHSSTDSSTFTVKTERVILQEVKRVNMAGVGNLEPFDLNQPNKWSTYMARFGLFLLANDVQEEGRQKAAFLTLAGAPLYDLLTSLASPKQVSNLNLPDIKTILTNHFSPRPSEIAAYYHFHKRDQYTDESVSNYIAALRTLAVDCNFGTALDRMLRDRFVCGMKDEGLQKSLLAEKDLTVQKVIERALSNEAAAISAMAMRHPSEPVNVVNDNRFRTRTKNAVNRNQQLSCNGCGGSHPRKQCPYRESLCNACGVKGHLQRACRSASNVNSHRASSSNSTNARSGSMRKKSSRRENVNQITPLVNQKKSISVTINGRTCIFEVDSGSPVTIMTESTFNSVWSNRRPNLSKCDVDLSDYQRNHIPVKGIIDVSIYYNRRKIDNLPLIIANSGGSNLVGCNWFDALGMRIEGVFAVNSGLSIKAILKKYDHLFSTDLGRYTGPPVSLQIDSAVPPVRLPPRRIPFAIKGPVEEEIDRLCCQGILEPVDYSDWATPIVPVVKKDGSIRICGDYKSTLNKAIKPHCHQIPAVSTLLASIEGGSIYAKIDLAQAYQQLVVDERSSLLQTVSTHKGAFKVTRLQFGISSAPGIFQSCIENVLQNIPGVLPYFDDIVVMGKSEDELANRLEQIFVRFDKAGLRLRKDKCQFSVPSIEFLGFKLDNLGIRPSHDKIKAIHEAPSPKDKKQLQAFLGLLNFYHAFLPNKATIAEPLHRLLDKSARWSWKEQHETAFNTLKRLIASENVLIHYNENLPLVLTCDASPYGLGAVLSHRLADGSEKPIAFYSRTLSKAERNYAQIDREAVALVSGVKKFHNYLYGRFFTLVTDHRPLLGIFTTSKPVPNVISNTMLRRSIFLSAYNFNLVHRAGLRMGNADFLSRCPMLSEAESTTTEDILMVEISAKPVVSAQLIASQTSKDPELSKVFNWVLRGWPSKINRSDKLYQYFCRRTELSANRGCLVWGNRAVIPSTLRGSILKTLHAPHPGIVKMKAVARSYVWWPNIDAEIELVVKRCSSCQQNRNDQPQTTTHHWESAKRPWSRLHVDFAGPFRGKLFFILIDSYSKWLEVAVVNSTSSAAAIKVLRQIFATHGLPDELVSDNGTAFTSEEFKNFMKNNLIRHIRSAPFHPSTNGQAERMVQSTKNYLKKAEPGINIDLSLARYLFNQHTTPHSTTNRSPAELLFNRELKTYFDKIQPHEIVYGKVTDPVSTKPFISGSPVWVRNHSTGPRWIEGLVENQTGPISYEVRLNDSRVIKRHQDQLRSRVASEDSDCEILSTEDVEASTIQSSEEVDSSTSGHVVETQSPGPSTNLQPVASSSPTPEEPRRSKRDRQAPQFYSASGC